The genomic stretch CCCGCGGCCTGTGCCACCCGTTCGAGGGTGAAGTCGTGCCAGCCGTGCTCGGCCAGGACCTGCGCCGTCGCGGCCAGGACCGCCTCGTCCAGGACCGGGCTTGTGCTGCCGGTCACTCGCCCTCCCCAACGGTGCAACGCTAGTGTTGCATTCACGATACACAACCTTGTCAGAGAGTGGGGTGGGTGATGGGCACCTGGCAGCAGGGTGCGGCGGCCGCGCTGGTCGGGGCGGGAACGGCCGAGGCGCTCGCGGCGGCCTGGCAGGCGGTCTCCCCGGTGGACGCCGCAGGCAGGCTCGTGGTGGACACCGGCCCGCTGCCGGTGGTCGAACGCACCGTGAAGTACCTGCGCGGCGCGGACAAACCGGCCATCCGGGCAACGGTCGTCGCCACGCTCACCGGGGTCGGCGCCCTGCTGGGGCGGATGCCCCGCTACCTCCCTCGCGACCTGGCGTCCGCCGCCGCGGGCACGGCCGGTGCGGCCCTCGTCCTGCGCCGGCCGGGCGCGGGTGCCGACCCCCGCTCCCAGGCCCGGGCGCTGGGCGCGACCACGGTGGGAGCACTGGCCGCGGTGCTGGCGCTGTCCGCCTCCGCCCGCCGCGCCCCCGCGCTCGCCCTGGCCGGCGGCACCGCGCTGACGGTCGGCTTCCGCGCCCGGCGGCAGCAGCAGGCGCGGCACGATACCGACCGGACAGCCGCCAAGCTGCGAGTGGCGCGTCCCCTGCCGCCCTCGCGGGACGGCGCCGAGTCCTGGGCCGGGGTCAGCCCCCTGATGACGCCGGCCGAGGACTTCTACGTCACGGATGTCGCCATGCGGCCCCCGCTGGTCGACCCGGACGTCTGGCGGCTGGAGGTCACCGGCGCGTGCGCCGCACCGCTTCGGTTGTCGTACGCGCAGTTGCTGGAGCGGGACCTGGTCGAGTTCGACGCGGTGCTCTCCTGCGTTCACAACCGCCTGGGCTGGGACCGGCTGGGCAACCAGCGCTGGACCGGACTCCCGCTGCGCGCGCTCCTCGACGAGGCCGAACCGCACGACACGGCCCGTTTTCTGGTGACCCGTGCCGTCGACGGGTGGGAGTGCACGCTACCGCTGGATCTCGTGCGCCGGCAGGACGCGTATGTGGTGGTGGGCATGGCCGGCCGTCCGCTCAGCGCCGCGCACGGGTTCCCCGCCCGGGTGTTCGTGCCCGGTATCTACGGACAGTTCACCGGTGCCAAATGGCTGACCGGACTGCGCCTGGCCGAGCACCCGAACCAGGACTACTGGCTCCCCCGTGGATGGCCGCGCGAGCCGGTGCCGGTGCGCCCCACGGCACGCATCGACACGCCGGCCGCAGGGCGCCTGCCGGGCCGCCCGCTGGTGTGCGCCGGAGTGGCCTGGGCGCCCCCGCACGGAGTCGAGACGGTCGAGATCCGGATCGACGACGGCCCGTGGCAGCCGGCCGAACTCGCTGGCGAACTCGCCCCGGCAGCCTGGCGGCGCTGGCGCCTGCCGCTTGCCCTGCCCCCGGGCCGGCACACGATCCAGGCCCGCTGCGTCGCCCGGGGTGGAGAGTTCCAGAGCCCGGTGCCCCGGACGCCCTTCCCCACCGGAGCCTCCGGCTACCACACGGTCACCGTCACCACGACGGCCTGATGACGGCCTGATACAGCCATTGCACCGGTGTCCGGCCCCGGCCCTCGGTTCGGGGCCGGTACCGGCGGTGGGCGATCGCGGCCGGCCCGACGGGTGCGGGGGCCGTCTGCGCCTGGCCGAGCGGGCCACCCGGCCCCATTCCTCGGTGAGGCCCATGCGGGCGTGCAGACGGCGCAGCGGACCGGGCGCCCACCAGTTGGCCCGGCCTGCCGCATCACGGCCGGGACGAGGATGCCGCGTGTGTGGCCTCTACCAGCACGGCG from Streptomyces mirabilis encodes the following:
- a CDS encoding molybdopterin-dependent oxidoreductase, with the protein product MGTWQQGAAAALVGAGTAEALAAAWQAVSPVDAAGRLVVDTGPLPVVERTVKYLRGADKPAIRATVVATLTGVGALLGRMPRYLPRDLASAAAGTAGAALVLRRPGAGADPRSQARALGATTVGALAAVLALSASARRAPALALAGGTALTVGFRARRQQQARHDTDRTAAKLRVARPLPPSRDGAESWAGVSPLMTPAEDFYVTDVAMRPPLVDPDVWRLEVTGACAAPLRLSYAQLLERDLVEFDAVLSCVHNRLGWDRLGNQRWTGLPLRALLDEAEPHDTARFLVTRAVDGWECTLPLDLVRRQDAYVVVGMAGRPLSAAHGFPARVFVPGIYGQFTGAKWLTGLRLAEHPNQDYWLPRGWPREPVPVRPTARIDTPAAGRLPGRPLVCAGVAWAPPHGVETVEIRIDDGPWQPAELAGELAPAAWRRWRLPLALPPGRHTIQARCVARGGEFQSPVPRTPFPTGASGYHTVTVTTTA